Within the Opitutaceae bacterium TAV5 genome, the region CTGGCAGCACAAGCGCCGCATCGGCGCACAGGTGGTCGAGCAGGTCGTATCGATGATTCACAACAATCGCACCGGGTTGCCCGATCTGGCGTACGAGACGCTGGTGCCGGGCGCGTGGCGGCACGGGTGGACGCTGCGGAAGCGGGAGTAATACCCGTGGCCTCCAAATCTCCGGATTTTTTACACGAAGGTCGCAAAGAGCGCAAAGGTGGGTACAGGCAACAAAAAGACTCGTTCCGGATCTTCGCGTTCTTCGCGATCTTTGTGTGAAATCAGAAACATCAGGGATACCGGTATCATTTTTCCCGGAAACGTTCGGGAGACTGGCGTTCCCGGCCCCGCTCAGCTCAGATTGACCGGGTCCACGTCGAGCACCTGCACAAATTGCTCGGGCCAGGTAAACGTCGCCCGCAGGCGCGAGAGGTCGGCGACGATGGCGCTGACGTTGCCGTTGATGAAATACCAGAGCTGGAAACGGTACTCGTCCTTTATCTTCTCGATCGGGCATGGCGCGGGGCCGCGCAGCTCGACCCGCGAACCGAGTTCCTTCTCGACGAGCTTCGCCCACTGCTCGGCGAAGAATTGCAGCTTTTCCGGATTCGGTCCGCGGAAGAGATGATGGATCAGATGACGCGCGGGCGGGTAACCGAAATCGTTCCGGATCTTTAATTCGGTCTCCGCGAAGCCGTCGTAATCGGCATGTCGCGAAAACTGGATCGCGCCGGCCTGCGGCGTGAAGGTCTGCACGATCACCTCCCCTGCCCTGTCGCCGCGCCCGGCGCGGCCGGCCACCTGCACGAGAAGCTGGAAGGTGCGTTCGTTGGCGCGGAAATCCGGGACGTGCATCGAGATGTCGGCATCGACGAGCCCGACGAGCGTGACGTTGGGAAAATCGAGCCCCTTGCCGATCATCTGCGTGCCCACGAGCAGGTCGATCTTGCCGGCGCGAAACTCGGAGAGGAGTTGCCGGAAGCGGTTCTTTTTCTGCATCGTGTCCGCATCCATTCTTTCGATACGCGCATCGGGCAGCACGCGGCGGACGGCTTCCTCCACGCGTTGCGTGCCCATGCCGCGCCAGCGGATGTCGGGCGCAGCGCACGAGGGGCAGCGGGCGGGGGCGGTTTTCTGAAAGCCGCAGAGGTGGCAGCGCAGCGTCTCGTCGGCGCGGTGGTAGGTGAGCGACACGCTGCAATGCGGGCACTCCTCGACGTGGCCGCATTTGCGGCACTGCATGGCGCTGGAGTAACCGCGGCGATTGAGGAAGAGGATCGTCTGCTCGCGTTTCGCGAAGCGGTCGCGCATGGCCTCGGCGAGTTTTCCGGAGAGCGTCGTGAAGCCGCGGTTCTGCATGGCCTCGATCCGCAGATCGACAATCTCGATGTGCGGAAGCTGGCGCGTGTCGATGCGCTTCGTGAGCCGGAGGAGCCCGTACTTGCCGGCCTTCGCGTTGGCATGGGTTTCGAGCGAGGGCGTGGCCGAGCCGAGCAGGCAGAACGCGCCGGCGAGCTTGGCGCGCATCACGGCGACGTCGCGCCCGTGGTAACGCGGGGTTTCGTCCTGCTTGTAGGCGGGTTCGTGCTCCTCGTCCACGACGATGAGGCGGAGAGTGCGCACGGGGGCGAAGATAGCCGAGCGCGCGCCGACAACGATGCGGGCCTCGCCGGTCGCGAGCGCGAGCCAGCCGTCCATGCGTTCGCCGTCGTTGAGATGGCTGTGCCAGACCACAACCTTGTTGCCCGGCGCGATGGCTTCGAGGCGACCGCGCAGCCGGGCGACGGTTTGCGGGGTCAGGGCCACTTCGGGCACGAGAAACACCACGCCGCCGCCATCCGCCAGCGCATCGTGGATGGCGCGCAGGTAAACCTCCGTCTTGCCCGAGCCGGTGACGCCGTGCAGCAGCGTGACGCCGAAGGCGCGTGCGGCGAGCGCGGCGACGAGCGCGGTGGCGGCGGCCTGCTGTTCGTCGTTGAGGTTGTGCGGGAGCGCGGCCACGGATTCGCCGTCAGCCCATTCGTCGGCGTAGGCCACGCGCTCGACACGGCGTTCTTCCTCGCGGACCACGCCGCGTTTCACGAGCGCGTTGCTGGCGGCGGCGGTGATGCCGAGGCGGGCAAGAATGAGCGATTTTTTCTGCGGCCGAAACTGGTCGCGCAGGAAACGGTAGAGTTTCGCCTGGGCGGGGGCGCGGTGTTCGAGCCGGGCGAACTCCTCCGGATCGAGCGGCGTGGCGATGGAGAGGAGTTTTTCGTACTTGAGCCCGGCGGCGTTGCGGACGGCGGCGGGCAGCATGGTTTCGATAATGCCGTCGAGCGGCGCGGCGTAGTAGCCGGCCATCCAGCGCGCGAGTTGCAGCAGGTCCGGCGGCAGGGCGGGGAACGGATAGACGATGTCGGCCAGCGTCTTGAGTTTCGCGACCGGGAAATCGATCGGCGTGTCGATCTCGCCGACGATGGCGAGCCGCAGGCGGTTGAGGATCGGCACGCGCACGAGCATCCCGACCTGCACCTGCGCGCCAAGCGACTCCGGCACCTTGTAGTGCAGGAGCTTGTCGAAACCGGCCAGAGGATGGACGCCAACGGTCATGATGCGGGAGCGCGCGCGGAGCGCGAGTGCGGAGGGCGTTTGAGGCACAAGCGGGCGGCGCGTGCAAGCGCGGGACGCGCGGCGGGGCGGAAGGAACCGGCGGCGCAAGACAAGGCGCACGGACAGCGGGAGGATTGACGTTTTCCGGGGAACGGACATGGTTTTGCGCATGCCTGCCACTCAAGCACCTCCGGTTACGCGCCACGATTACGCGCTCCTTCCCGAAGGTCCGCCGTATTTCCAGCTCATCGAAGGCGATCTTTATATGGCTCCCTCACCCAACCGTTTTCACCAGGCGACGAACCGTGAACTCTTCTATGTTCTGGAAGATTACCTTAAACGCAATCCGGTCGGAGAACTGTTTTGCGCCCCCTTTGACGTCTACCTGTCCGACCTCAACGCCTACCAGCCCGACCTGCTTTTCATCCGCAAGGAAAACCTCGGCATCGTCAAGGACCACGGCATCGAAGGCGCGCCCGATCTGGTGATCGAAATCCTTTCTCCCGCGACCGCCAAATACGACCTCGGCCCCAAGCGGGCCATTTACGCCCGCACCGGCGTCCAGGAACTGTGGATCGTCGATCCCGCCCGGCGCACGCTCGCCCTCTACCGGCTCGGCGAGGATGCCGCCACCCCGATCGCCACGTTCAGCGAGTCGCAAACCTTCTCCAGCACGTTTTTCCCCGGCCTGACCATCGCCCTCGCCGACGTTTTTATCACCTGACCGGCGGGGTTTCCCCCGGCGCTCCGGCCGCCAGCCGCCGTCTTCGCCGGTTCATCCGCGACATTGACAGCCGGCCCTCCCCTCCCCGAAATCCCTCCCTGTGAGCAACGACGCTGCCCGCGAAAAATTCAAATCCTACCTCGGCACCAAAGGCCTGCGCGTGACCAACCAGCGTCTCGCCATCTTCGAGGCTGCCTTCACGCAGGAGGAACACTTCACCGCCGAAGAGCTGCTCGACCATGCGCGGGCCATCGACGACTCCGTCTCCCGGGCCACGGTCTACCGCACCCTGCCGATCATGATCGAGAGCGCCCTCCTCCGCGAGGTCGATATCGGCAAGAACCTCAAGTACTACCACCCCAACAAGGACAACAATGCCCAGGTCGCCCAGGTGATCTGCGTGGATTGCGACAAGATTTTCGAGATCAGCGCCCCCTTCATGGAGTGGTACGGCAGCACCGTGTCCTCCAAACTCGGGCTCACCCCCGTCTCCCAGCGCCTGCAGGTCAACGCCCACTGCAACAAGCTCAAGCAAACGGGCGCCTGCGAACATCGCACCGGAACGAAAGGCTGAACCGGACCGCCCGAAGCCCGGAAGGCCGCCGCACCCGCCAGCATCTGCCGGTGCGGTCCCCCTCCCCTCCCCCTCCCGGTTTCCGCTTTCAGCTTTTCAGTTTTCAGCATTCCAGTTTTTTCCGCCCATGGCCCGCAAGGAAGACATCTCGTTCGACATCAGCTTCTACGAATCCGTGCTTCGCCGCGATTCGTCCTACACCGAGGTGATCGAGCTCCTCGGCGGCCTTTACACCAAGGCCGGCCGCATCGCCGACGGCCTGAAAATGGACCGCAAGCTCGTGCGCCTGCAGCCCGACAACGCCACCGCCCACTATAACCTCGCGTGCAGCCTCGCGCTCATGGAACGGCCCTCCGACGCGCTCCGGTCGCTTGCGGATGCCGTGGAGCGCGGCTACGATGACCCTGCCTGGATGGCAAAGGACACCGATCTCACCTCGCTGCACGGACTCCCCGAGTTCGCCCGCCTGCTGGCCGAAGTGAAAAAACGCCAATCCGCCTGAAACACCTTTTGCCGCCAGCGCCGGTGCCGGCGCCGGCCGGCCGGGCGGCCTGCCTGCCGCCAAACCCGGCCTGTTTTTTCCCGACTTCCCGTTTTCCCGACCGACTACCGACCACCGACCGCCAACCGATGCCCGCCACTCTCAACTACGAACCGCTGATCGTCGCGCCCCGCCGCACCACTCCGGTTCTCACGCCGATCCAGGAGGAAATCCTCGCCCTCAAACGCGAGCGCAACGCCGTCATCCTCGCGCACAATTACCAGATCGAAGCCATCCAGCAGGTCGCCGATTATGTGGGCGACTCGCTCGGCCTCTCCTGGCAGGCGCAGGCGGCGCAGGCCGACGTGATCCTTTTCTGCGGCGTCCACTTCATGGCCGAGACGGCCAAGATCGTGAACCCCGCCCGCACCGTGCTCCTGCCCGAACTCGAGGCCGGCTGCTCGCTCTCGGATTCGTGCCCGGCCGAACGCCTTGCCGCGTACAAGGCCGCGCACCCCGAGGTTTACGTCGTCGCCTACATCAACTGCTCGGCCGCGGTAAAAGCCCTTTGCGACGTCATCTGCACCAGCGGCAACGCCATGAAAATCGTCAGCAAGGTGCCGGCCGACCGCGAAATCCTCTTCGTGCCCGACCAGAACCTCGGCCAGTGGGTGCAACAAAAAACCGGGAGGAAAATGCGTCTGTGGCCCGGAAGCTGTTACGCCCACGTGCAGTTCACCACCCAGGCCATCGAAAGGATCCGCGACCGCTTCCCCGGCGCACCCGTTGTCGCGCACCCCGAATGCGTGCAGGCCGTCCGCGACCTCGCCGACGAAGTGTGCTCGACCGAACTGATGGTCAAGTTTGCCCGGGAGACGCCGTCGGACGAAATCATTGTGGTAACCGAGAGCGGCATGCTGCACCGCCTGCGCAAGGAAGTGCCACACAAGACCTTCATCGCCGGCCCCACCGACACCTGCGCCTGCAACGACTGCCGGTTCATGAAGATGAACACCATCGAAAAGGTACGCGACGCGCTCAAAAACATGGCGCCCGAAATCGACGTTCCCGAACCGATCCGCACCCGCGCCCTCGCGCCGATCCAGCGCATGCTCGACTGGAGCCGGTGACGGCCGCGGTCACTCGGCCACCAGGAACTTCGCACCGGCCGACTGGATGGCGCGCGAGATCGGTGTGGCCGGAGACTTGTCCGTCACGATGGTGAAACGCGGCTCGAAGGGCGCGGTGAGGCTGAGCGCCTTCCGGCCGAATTTCGAACTGTCGAGGGCGAAGATCGTGCGCTCCGCCGCCACCAGCATCTTGCGCTGCACGGCCACGATCAGAGCATTGTGATTCCACACCCCCGCCTCGGTGATGCCGGCGCCGCCGAGGATCGCGAGGTCGGCGTGGATCTCCTCCAGTGATTTCTCGCAAAGCGGGCCCACCAGCGCGCCGAGCCGGTTGTGGATGCCGCCGCCGGTGACGATCGTTTCGAGCGAACCGATTTCGCTGAACAGCCCGGCGATCGGCAGCGAATTGGTGATGACCTGCAGGCGCTTGCTCACGAGCAGCCGCGCCACCGCATAGGTGGACGTGCCGCTGTCGAGGATCACCGTCATGCCCGGCTGCACCTGCTCCGCGATGGTGCGGGCGATCACGTGTTTCTCGTCGGCCTGACGTTCGTCGCGGGCGATGAAATCGTACTCGCGGGCCAGTTCGTCGGTCTCGATCAGCGACGCGCCCCCGTGGTGCCGGCGCAGCACGCCGCGCCCGGCGAGTTGGTCGAGCGCGCGCCGCACCGTGGACAGCGAGATCGAAAAACGCTCCGCCAGCGTGTGCAGGTCGGCATACTTGTGTTCGCGGATGAACCGCTCGATGAGATCGATGCGCTGTTTGTTGGTCACGGGAAGAGGATGAGGCTGGAAATCCGGAGCTGGACACCGCCGGCCGCACAAAAATGACTTGCCGGCAGGCAGCGCCCACGCCGCCACTCTGCTATTCCCGGAACAAACTTCCAATTTCGAATTTCAAACTTCAATTCTTCCTCATGAATCATCCGTTTCTCCAGTTGCTGGTGCGCTGGGTCGTGCTCGCCCTGGGGGTCACGATTTCGACCAAAGTGCTCCCCGGCATCCGTTGCGACAACCTGACCACGCTCGTGGTCGTGGTGCTGTTGCTCAGCTTTTTTAATGCGGTGCTGCGTCCGCTGCTCGTTCTGTTCACCCTGCCGTTTATCGTCATGACGATGGGCCTCGGGCTCATCCTGATCAACGCCCTGCTGTTCATGCTCGTGGGGCGCCTCGTCCGGGGATTCACCGTCGAGCACTTCGGCTGGGCGATCGGCGCGGCGCTGATCGTCGGCGTGACCAACCTCGCCATGAGCACCCTCATGCGCCGTCCGCCCGGCAACGGCAGCGGCGGATCTTCCGGCGGAGGCGGCAGCGTGACGTTCCGCGGGTCGTTCCGGCGCGGCGGGCAAAAGGACAAGGATGCCGACGTGATCGACGTGTGAGACCGGTGGCCTTTTGAGGCATTCCCTTCCTTCCGGCAGGGGGGAATGAGGCAGGTCAGCCTTTCGGCCCTTCATCCTTGGGCTGCCTTGCGGCGGTTTCGGCCCTGCGGAGCAGTTTGGGGAGATTGAGGCTGAGGGCGTCGGTCATGCGCAGAAGCGTATCGAGCGTGGGCATGCGCGTGCCGCGCTCCACATAGCTGATCATGGGCTGGGACAGGCCCGCGCGCCACGCCACCTCTCCCATCGACATCCGGGCCGCTTCCCTTTCCTCACGCAGTATCCGTATTACCTCCTGGTAAATCCGTTCCCGTCGCAGATTGGCCTCCTTGGCGTTCACGGGGCGAACTAAAGTGATGGTTTTTGCTTGACTGGCTCCAAACTATAATTTGGAGTTTATCTCAGCAAAACACAGGGAATCAGATAGATTTATTTCTAATGGTCTTCGATTTCATGTATTTTGAACCCAAATCACATGAAGAAAAATAACATCCCCGATTCGCGACGCTTATCCGCGTCTGCATTCACGCTCATCGAATTACTCACGGTCATCGCCATTATCGGCATTCTGGCCGCGATCATCATCCCGACGGTCGGAAAGGTCCGCGAGTCGGCGAAAAAGATCGTCGCGCTCAATAACCTGCGGCAGATCGTCCAGGCCTCGCTCATCTACGCCAGCGACAGCAACGACAGGCTGCCGGGAAAGGAAAACCATACTACGTCAACTCCCGCCGCTGGCGCCGAGGGCGACAAGACGCTGGCAGGCGTCTGCTTCCAGCTCGCCTATGCCGGCGGCCTCAACGACGGCTCGATCTGGTTCGCCGGCGCGGATGACAACGGAACCAACAACAAGGACGTCTCTACCGTCATGGACAAGGACAAGGCCGCTCTGGAAAGCAATTTCGACTACACGGAGACCAGCTACGAGTACGTGGTCGGCCTCATGGCGACCGATCCTTCCACGACTCCCGTCGCGTTCACCCGCAGCCTGACCAAGACCGGCTGGGACGATGGCCCTTGGAAAAAGGATGGCGGGCACATCGGTTTCCTCGGCGGCAACGTCGGCTGGTATTCCACCGCCACCATCAAGGCGGGCAAGACCCTGATCCAAGGCGGAGCGGGCACGGCAGGAGATCTCACCGACGACATCACACTCACGCTCCCGAGCTCAACCAACTGCGACATTTACAAGCCGGCAGCAGCAGCGACGACTCCCTGAGCCTGGCGGCGGGAGGAGCATCTCATTTTCCACTGGCGCACGACGGTGTCGTGTAAACGTCAAATACCGCATTTGCCTCAATGGGGGCCGGTCCTTTCCAACGTCATAGGGGGGGATTGGCAGCGTGCGCCGGTGGTCCATTTTATTTTCCGATTCTGATCGCTGTGGCGCGGGCGTCTCGCCCGCATCCGTTACCTCTCCGCAGCGGCTGAAAACACACCGGCGGCGCTCCGCGCCGTCCACGGCCAGGATGGCCGTGCCACTCCGGATGCGGGCGAGACGCCCGCGCCACTTCAAGGCCGTCTGCGTAACATCCGTTATGATCCCGACCGGCGCAGCGGCAGGAATGCCGCCGCTCCGACAAACCCTCCCATGAAAAAGGCCGGAAGCGTTGTGCGCTTCCGGCCTGAATGATCGAGACAGGCGGTTGTCCGCAGGCGGTCAGCCCTGCTTCTCTTCGCTCGACGCGGCGGCGACGGCTTCGGGAGCGGCCTCGGCGGCGGGCGTTTCGGTGGCCGGAGCTTCGCCTTCGGCGGAAGCGGGTACGGCGGGCTGCTGCTGCTCTTCCAGTTCCTTCATCGCGGCGCGGCGGGAGAGGCGGACCTTGTTGGTGCGCTCGTCGATGCCGATGCACTTGACGGTGATCGAATCACCCACCTTGACGACATCCTCGGTGCGGCGCACGCGGAAGTCGGCCAGTTCGCTGATATGGCAGAGGCCTTCCTTGCCGGGGAGGCACTCGACGAACGCGCCGAATTCCTTCACCCCGCTGACGCGACCGGTGTAGATCTTGCCGACCTCGATCTGCGAACCGCCGCCGCACAGGGCGTCGATTTCGCTGATCGCCCGGTTCATCGAATCGGCGTTGTTCGAGTAGATGAACACCTTTCCGGAGTCGTCGTCCGAGATGTCGATCTGTGCGCCGGTGGTCTCGACGATGCGGCGGATGGTCTTGCCGCCGGGGCCGATGAGGAGGCCGATCTTTTCCGGATTGATCTGGATCGTCTGGATGCGGGGGGCGTAGGCGCTGAGCGTCTTGCGCGGGGCCGGGATGGCCGAGAGCATGAGCTTCAGGATCTCGATGCGCGCGTCGCGGGCCTGGAAGATCGCGGTCCGGGCGATCTCGATCGGGAGGCCGTTGATCTTGAGGTCGAGCTGGAAGCCGGTGATGCCCTTGGTGGTGCCGGCGAGCTTGAAGTCCATGTCGCCGAAGTGGTCTTCCTCACCGAGGATGTCGGTGATCGTGACCCAGTTGTCGATCGAGCCGTCGGGCTTGTTGCTCGTCATGAGGCCGCAGGAAATGCCGGCGACGGGAGCGATGATGGGCACGCCCGCATCCATGAGCGCAAGGCAGCCGCCGCAGATGGAAGCCATCGAGGTGGAGCCGTTGGACGCCATGATGTCGGAGACGAGGCGGATGGTGTACGGGAACACGTCCTCGGGCGGGAGCACGGGGACGAGGGAACGCTCGGCGAGCGCGCCGTGGCCGATCTCGCGACGGCCGGGGCCGGTGAAGCGGCCGGTCTCGCCGACGGAATAGGGCGGGAAGTTGTAGTGGAGAATGAACGACTTCGACGTGGCGCCGCCGGTGAGGCCGTCCATGTCCTGCGCTTCCTTGGTGGGGCCGAGGGTCGCGGTGACGAGGCCCTGGGTGTCGCCGCGCTGGAAGAGGGCGGAACCGTGGACGCGCGGGAGAACGCCGACTTCGGAGGCGATGGGACGGAGGCTCTTCGCATCACGCTTGTCGGCGCGGACGCCGCGCTCGAGCACGGTGGCGCGGTAGGCCTTGTACTGGAGATCCTCGAACACGATCGAGATGTCGTGATCGGCAAAATTGCCTTCGCCGAGTTCGGCGAGGAGGGCGGCCCGGGCTTCTTCCTTGAGGGCGTTGATGTTGGCGCCGCGGACCTGTTTTTCGAAACCGAAAATGGCTTCGGAGACACGCTGCTGCGGGACGACGCGCTCGATGATGGCGCGGGCCTCGGGCTTGGCGACGACGAGCGGGAAAACGGCCTTGGGCTTGCCGGCCCGGGCCGCGAGGTCGCGGATGGTGGCGATGATGGGCTGGATGGCCTGGTGGGCAAACTCGAGGGCCTCGATGAAGCGCTCTTCCGGGAGCTGGTCCGCGGAGCCTTCGATCATGAGCATGTCCTTCTCGTTGCCGACGTAGATGAGGTCGAGCGTGGAGGAGAACATCTGCTCGATGGTCGGGTTGGCGACGAACTGGCCGTCGATGAGGGCGACGCGGACGGCGCCGATGGGGCCGTTCCAGGGGATGTCGGAGATGGCGAGAGCGGCGGAAGCGCCGTTGACCATGGCGATGTCGGCCTCGTGGATCTGGTCGGCGGACAGGAGGAGGCCGATGATCTGGACTTCGTTGAGGAAACCTTCGGGGAAGAGCGGGCGGCAGGGGCGGTCGCAGAGGCGGGAGGTGAGGATCTCCTTCTCGGAGGGCTTGCCTTCGCGCTTGAAGTAGCCGCCCGGGAAACGGCCGGCGGCGGAGTATTTTTCGCGGTAGTCGACCGTCAGGGGAAAGAAGTCCTGGCCGGGGCGCATGGTCTGGGCGGCGGTGGCGGAGACGAAGACGTTGGTCTCTCCGACGGTGACGGTGACGGCGCCGTTGGCGAACTTGGCCATGTCGCCGGTGGTGAATTTGATCCCGAGTCCCGGGACTTCTACGGTTTGCTTGTTGTTCATTATCTTTACGTTACTTTCTGTTTATTTTCGTTCGGACGGGGTGCGGCTCCGGTGTGTCTGTTTTTGGGGAACCGCGCGGTCTGTCTTCGGATGTGTTATCTGTCGTGTGCGGCGCGCGAAGTGAATGAGGCGCGCGTTACGGGTTTTGTTGGACCGGACCCGGGCGACATGAGGCCGCCGGGGTGCG harbors:
- a CDS encoding primosomal protein N', with product MTVGVHPLAGFDKLLHYKVPESLGAQVQVGMLVRVPILNRLRLAIVGEIDTPIDFPVAKLKTLADIVYPFPALPPDLLQLARWMAGYYAAPLDGIIETMLPAAVRNAAGLKYEKLLSIATPLDPEEFARLEHRAPAQAKLYRFLRDQFRPQKKSLILARLGITAAASNALVKRGVVREEERRVERVAYADEWADGESVAALPHNLNDEQQAAATALVAALAARAFGVTLLHGVTGSGKTEVYLRAIHDALADGGGVVFLVPEVALTPQTVARLRGRLEAIAPGNKVVVWHSHLNDGERMDGWLALATGEARIVVGARSAIFAPVRTLRLIVVDEEHEPAYKQDETPRYHGRDVAVMRAKLAGAFCLLGSATPSLETHANAKAGKYGLLRLTKRIDTRQLPHIEIVDLRIEAMQNRGFTTLSGKLAEAMRDRFAKREQTILFLNRRGYSSAMQCRKCGHVEECPHCSVSLTYHRADETLRCHLCGFQKTAPARCPSCAAPDIRWRGMGTQRVEEAVRRVLPDARIERMDADTMQKKNRFRQLLSEFRAGKIDLLVGTQMIGKGLDFPNVTLVGLVDADISMHVPDFRANERTFQLLVQVAGRAGRGDRAGEVIVQTFTPQAGAIQFSRHADYDGFAETELKIRNDFGYPPARHLIHHLFRGPNPEKLQFFAEQWAKLVEKELGSRVELRGPAPCPIEKIKDEYRFQLWYFINGNVSAIVADLSRLRATFTWPEQFVQVLDVDPVNLS
- a CDS encoding Fur family transcriptional regulator, with product MSNDAAREKFKSYLGTKGLRVTNQRLAIFEAAFTQEEHFTAEELLDHARAIDDSVSRATVYRTLPIMIESALLREVDIGKNLKYYHPNKDNNAQVAQVICVDCDKIFEISAPFMEWYGSTVSSKLGLTPVSQRLQVNAHCNKLKQTGACEHRTGTKG
- a CDS encoding quinolinate synthetase, whose product is MPATLNYEPLIVAPRRTTPVLTPIQEEILALKRERNAVILAHNYQIEAIQQVADYVGDSLGLSWQAQAAQADVILFCGVHFMAETAKIVNPARTVLLPELEAGCSLSDSCPAERLAAYKAAHPEVYVVAYINCSAAVKALCDVICTSGNAMKIVSKVPADREILFVPDQNLGQWVQQKTGRKMRLWPGSCYAHVQFTTQAIERIRDRFPGAPVVAHPECVQAVRDLADEVCSTELMVKFARETPSDEIIVVTESGMLHRLRKEVPHKTFIAGPTDTCACNDCRFMKMNTIEKVRDALKNMAPEIDVPEPIRTRALAPIQRMLDWSR
- a CDS encoding GntR family transcriptional regulator, which translates into the protein MTNKQRIDLIERFIREHKYADLHTLAERFSISLSTVRRALDQLAGRGVLRRHHGGASLIETDELAREYDFIARDERQADEKHVIARTIAEQVQPGMTVILDSGTSTYAVARLLVSKRLQVITNSLPIAGLFSEIGSLETIVTGGGIHNRLGALVGPLCEKSLEEIHADLAILGGAGITEAGVWNHNALIVAVQRKMLVAAERTIFALDSSKFGRKALSLTAPFEPRFTIVTDKSPATPISRAIQSAGAKFLVAE
- a CDS encoding membrane protein, translating into MNHPFLQLLVRWVVLALGVTISTKVLPGIRCDNLTTLVVVVLLLSFFNAVLRPLLVLFTLPFIVMTMGLGLILINALLFMLVGRLVRGFTVEHFGWAIGAALIVGVTNLAMSTLMRRPPGNGSGGSSGGGGSVTFRGSFRRGGQKDKDADVIDV
- a CDS encoding transcriptional regulator, which encodes MNAKEANLRRERIYQEVIRILREEREAARMSMGEVAWRAGLSQPMISYVERGTRMPTLDTLLRMTDALSLNLPKLLRRAETAARQPKDEGPKG
- a CDS encoding N-terminal cleavage protein; this translates as MKKNNIPDSRRLSASAFTLIELLTVIAIIGILAAIIIPTVGKVRESAKKIVALNNLRQIVQASLIYASDSNDRLPGKENHTTSTPAAGAEGDKTLAGVCFQLAYAGGLNDGSIWFAGADDNGTNNKDVSTVMDKDKAALESNFDYTETSYEYVVGLMATDPSTTPVAFTRSLTKTGWDDGPWKKDGGHIGFLGGNVGWYSTATIKAGKTLIQGGAGTAGDLTDDITLTLPSSTNCDIYKPAAAATTP
- a CDS encoding polynucleotide phosphorylase, whose amino-acid sequence is MNNKQTVEVPGLGIKFTTGDMAKFANGAVTVTVGETNVFVSATAAQTMRPGQDFFPLTVDYREKYSAAGRFPGGYFKREGKPSEKEILTSRLCDRPCRPLFPEGFLNEVQIIGLLLSADQIHEADIAMVNGASAALAISDIPWNGPIGAVRVALIDGQFVANPTIEQMFSSTLDLIYVGNEKDMLMIEGSADQLPEERFIEALEFAHQAIQPIIATIRDLAARAGKPKAVFPLVVAKPEARAIIERVVPQQRVSEAIFGFEKQVRGANINALKEEARAALLAELGEGNFADHDISIVFEDLQYKAYRATVLERGVRADKRDAKSLRPIASEVGVLPRVHGSALFQRGDTQGLVTATLGPTKEAQDMDGLTGGATSKSFILHYNFPPYSVGETGRFTGPGRREIGHGALAERSLVPVLPPEDVFPYTIRLVSDIMASNGSTSMASICGGCLALMDAGVPIIAPVAGISCGLMTSNKPDGSIDNWVTITDILGEEDHFGDMDFKLAGTTKGITGFQLDLKINGLPIEIARTAIFQARDARIEILKLMLSAIPAPRKTLSAYAPRIQTIQINPEKIGLLIGPGGKTIRRIVETTGAQIDISDDDSGKVFIYSNNADSMNRAISEIDALCGGGSQIEVGKIYTGRVSGVKEFGAFVECLPGKEGLCHISELADFRVRRTEDVVKVGDSITVKCIGIDERTNKVRLSRRAAMKELEEQQQPAVPASAEGEAPATETPAAEAAPEAVAAASSEEKQG